The proteins below are encoded in one region of Flavobacterium nackdongense:
- a CDS encoding Ig-like domain-containing protein, producing the protein MSKKFITSVAVHLGLLLTNSLLYSQIINYAPVQELARIKDPEINEISGVASSYNRPETFWIHNDSGDLPRIFLVDKAGNTLTVGTIANASANDWEDIASFQLNGTSYLIIADIGDNASARTQYSLYIIEEPKPNPDGSYPSSFPIQRRINFTYDTGAQNCESLAVDVQSGKILLVSKTSYGGTQKIRYVHQLPLSVASGTVTEVAQKIQEFGTIAEATTGMDISNDGRYAIIHTVLDGNFEFTRNQNETWAEAFVKEPRRIGIPEERGYEGICYGTNGIDLYLMKEGLNSPILFYQGTVNNTITNVSSVAVTPKLASINITTTVQLAASVAPTDATNPKIIWSSSDPSIAMVDSKGLVTAVGIGTTKITATSEDGGKTDSADITVLNPTTLITLQAEDAFYSGALLGTNQSGYNGTGFVDFVNATGDYIKWTVTVPTAGNYELSFRYGLGNTARPLQLKVNGTVVVASLPFPSTTLWSNWQNVISIQALNAGTNEIRLTTIGSNGGNIDQLQVTNATNLGTKPAESIEKKTIHLYPNPYQEGKLTVVLNGFDTQNELKIKVQNLLGQTIYQTTIRESNQAVLDLSGKLNEAIYFVCIESGDTQVVKKLMVH; encoded by the coding sequence ATGAGCAAAAAATTCATCACAAGCGTAGCGGTACATCTTGGTTTACTTTTAACCAATTCATTACTTTATTCGCAGATTATAAATTATGCCCCCGTTCAAGAATTGGCACGAATCAAAGACCCTGAAATCAATGAAATCAGTGGTGTTGCCAGTTCCTATAACCGTCCTGAAACATTTTGGATACACAATGACTCGGGAGATCTGCCAAGAATTTTCTTGGTCGACAAGGCGGGTAACACACTCACGGTAGGTACAATTGCCAATGCCTCGGCCAACGATTGGGAGGATATTGCCTCTTTTCAACTGAACGGTACCTCCTATTTAATCATCGCCGATATTGGGGATAACGCCTCTGCCAGAACGCAATATAGCCTTTATATCATCGAGGAACCTAAACCGAATCCCGATGGCAGCTATCCAAGCTCCTTCCCAATTCAAAGAAGAATCAACTTTACCTACGACACGGGTGCGCAGAATTGCGAATCGCTGGCGGTCGATGTGCAAAGCGGAAAAATTCTTTTAGTGAGCAAAACAAGTTACGGGGGAACCCAAAAAATCCGCTATGTTCATCAATTGCCACTCTCGGTTGCTAGTGGAACCGTAACTGAAGTCGCTCAAAAGATTCAAGAATTTGGCACTATTGCCGAGGCTACCACGGGGATGGATATATCCAACGATGGTAGATATGCCATCATACATACTGTGTTGGATGGGAATTTTGAGTTTACTCGCAATCAAAATGAAACTTGGGCCGAAGCTTTTGTTAAAGAGCCCCGCAGAATAGGAATTCCGGAGGAGCGAGGTTACGAAGGGATTTGTTACGGAACAAATGGTATTGATTTATATCTAATGAAGGAAGGGCTTAATTCACCCATACTATTTTATCAAGGTACTGTCAACAATACCATTACCAACGTAAGTTCTGTAGCGGTTACGCCAAAACTAGCCAGCATCAACATCACTACGACAGTACAATTAGCCGCCTCCGTAGCGCCAACTGATGCCACAAATCCCAAAATAATTTGGTCCAGCAGTGACCCTTCAATTGCAATGGTTGACAGCAAAGGCTTAGTGACGGCGGTCGGTATCGGAACAACAAAAATTACCGCCACTTCCGAAGACGGAGGCAAAACAGACAGCGCAGACATCACCGTACTAAATCCAACCACACTGATTACGCTTCAGGCTGAGGATGCATTTTATTCAGGTGCGCTTTTAGGCACTAATCAATCGGGATACAATGGAACTGGTTTTGTGGATTTTGTTAATGCCACCGGTGATTATATCAAATGGACGGTGACCGTACCCACAGCAGGAAATTATGAGTTGAGTTTTAGATATGGTTTAGGCAATACTGCTCGACCACTCCAATTAAAAGTGAATGGAACTGTAGTGGTAGCTTCATTGCCTTTTCCCTCAACAACACTATGGTCTAATTGGCAAAATGTAATCAGTATCCAAGCATTAAATGCAGGAACTAACGAAATACGGTTAACTACTATCGGTTCTAATGGCGGCAATATCGACCAATTACAAGTCACCAATGCGACAAACTTGGGTACAAAACCAGCGGAATCCATTGAAAAAAAAACCATCCATCTGTATCCCAATCCCTATCAAGAGGGTAAATTAACAGTGGTATTAAACGGTTTTGACACTCAAAATGAGCTGAAA
- a CDS encoding metallophosphoesterase family protein, with translation MKKNVTLLILLLCFQFPETSWGQTIVYPWRATTAIVKTGDSFEVWFNATAGQTIKSIRLQGPYNTVATTYSLQSGRWIYDITSLNTYNTKITVKVPQKTPADRYDIILNTSTGPATSLAGVKVIKDYKDSYYIVHFSDIHAFQNGNKTALNRLSTIVDMANIINPEMIFNTGDNLYRPSEDRMNQLFSGNKVLGLKGLNQLSAATFTVVGNHDTDFDKVPEEGFYPEKSKWWNQWWGLQAYNFKYNNGRFIVINDAWIGFDPTKQIEEASVWLTKAGPGNLRLGAAHIRDSELLDLDKKVNFNLVLVGHNHHIANTNPSLFNAKPIQYISNSMREHLEFNLYKINSKTGTAEAVGSPTAQVEYIENPSDFDRPELYKPKLRLTYVQPNTGTIKNNTASLVNTFSFPIEAARIRFVMPLGSKYGVSKGKIEQSFDGQSYHIVDIQLNIEPNSTNEITIFPLP, from the coding sequence ATGAAAAAAAATGTTACGCTACTTATACTGCTACTCTGTTTCCAATTTCCGGAAACCAGCTGGGGTCAGACTATTGTATATCCTTGGAGAGCTACTACAGCCATAGTAAAAACTGGCGATAGCTTCGAAGTTTGGTTTAATGCTACAGCAGGTCAAACTATTAAGTCAATACGTTTGCAAGGGCCTTACAACACCGTTGCCACCACTTACAGCCTGCAATCAGGCCGTTGGATTTATGACATCACCTCATTGAACACCTACAACACAAAAATCACCGTCAAAGTTCCTCAAAAAACGCCTGCTGATCGCTATGATATTATTCTCAATACCTCAACGGGACCAGCAACATCATTGGCTGGCGTTAAAGTAATCAAGGACTACAAAGACTCCTATTATATTGTACACTTCTCGGATATTCATGCTTTCCAAAATGGAAATAAAACAGCTTTAAACCGACTTTCGACTATCGTCGATATGGCTAATATCATCAACCCCGAAATGATCTTCAATACGGGTGATAATTTATACCGTCCTAGCGAAGACCGAATGAACCAACTTTTTAGCGGCAATAAAGTATTGGGTCTGAAAGGACTGAATCAACTAAGTGCAGCAACCTTTACAGTGGTCGGAAACCACGATACCGATTTTGATAAAGTTCCTGAAGAAGGATTTTATCCTGAAAAATCAAAATGGTGGAACCAATGGTGGGGACTGCAAGCCTATAATTTCAAATACAATAACGGACGATTTATCGTAATTAATGACGCTTGGATCGGCTTCGATCCGACCAAGCAAATAGAAGAAGCCTCGGTTTGGCTTACAAAAGCAGGTCCAGGAAATTTGAGGTTGGGAGCCGCACATATTCGCGATTCCGAACTGCTGGATTTGGATAAAAAAGTGAACTTTAACCTAGTTTTAGTTGGACATAATCATCATATCGCCAATACCAATCCGAGCCTATTCAATGCTAAACCGATTCAGTACATATCGAATTCTATGCGCGAACACTTGGAATTTAATTTGTATAAAATAAATAGCAAAACAGGCACTGCAGAAGCCGTCGGTAGCCCTACTGCACAAGTAGAATATATCGAAAATCCAAGCGATTTTGACCGTCCTGAATTGTACAAACCCAAACTGCGACTGACCTACGTTCAACCCAATACGGGCACAATAAAAAATAACACAGCCAGCCTAGTCAATACTTTCTCTTTCCCAATCGAAGCTGCGCGCATCCGATTTGTGATGCCTTTGGGCAGTAAATACGGAGTTTCTAAAGGCAAAATCGAACAATCTTTCGATGGCCAATCGTACCATATTGTCGATATTCAACTCAATATAGAACCCAATAGCACCAACGAAATAACAATTTTTCCTTTGCCATAA
- a CDS encoding DUF5010 domain-containing protein: MKRINYLLALLLISLFSTLSSYSQDIGATFCWHFEEIYGGHAHSYNQSIVTENLPTTAVSPKARWEGMDQWWENMVEEVDYAGLDYVALLSRGTQPNQTKDLGAGDPKHIKTMVKYMQDRAAKFKLAIFDDCPNSWTASRNYNLYGKDSSQYELFDCGNADNYKYIWDYNLKLAFENIPDNMRYKIDNRPVIIFWSVKDTWMSNMEGNLSKIIAHIKQKCQADFGFLPYLIVMSPWFDRDSSLTPAMVDAAHGWFSSAGGTSFSLTNLNNFKAGVCVPSFVKPVEQPNGSLYPYMNVKDQGDRLRYGLDNTVKAGANLTLVEGFTDAAEGAALWRSNEEGTKQYYDYPNQRLNILRSYTKNPYPFSLKMETEACDFNNDLTAGNSGNSFSYSSATFNRNLDILKCSDTGGGWFVTNTEATEWMEWRELPLVPENKFEIRYKSTAAASIFISIDGVAQPTVILPATNSAWTTIDAGTFINGANSARTVRLTIASGSPDINYFTRTNLNTGPVNVSSVAVTPAAASVVKTKTLQLVAAVSPSYATNTKLTWSSSNTSIATVDAFGLVTGLALGTATITVTTEDGAKTATAEISVVNPSTQITLQAEDALLSGATIAANNAGYNGTGFADFNGAAGDYIKWTVAVPAAGNYDLTFRYAVASGNRPLNLSVNGTVVVVAMPFPGTGAWNIWKTVSSTQALKAGVNEIQLTVGTGNGGNIDELVVTNVSNLGTNDIEAYQKEKSVAVYPNPYKGGDLSVELTGFNTQNEVKIKILNLIGQEVYHTSISQSNRADINLSGKLNEAIYFVSIESGNTQIVKKLIVK; the protein is encoded by the coding sequence ATGAAAAGAATTAACTATCTATTAGCCTTGCTCCTAATTAGCCTATTTTCGACACTCTCTTCCTATTCGCAAGATATAGGAGCCACTTTTTGTTGGCATTTCGAAGAGATCTATGGTGGGCATGCGCATTCCTATAACCAATCGATTGTCACGGAAAACCTACCTACTACTGCTGTTTCCCCAAAAGCCCGATGGGAAGGTATGGATCAATGGTGGGAAAATATGGTCGAAGAGGTGGATTATGCCGGATTGGACTATGTAGCCTTGCTTTCAAGAGGCACGCAACCCAATCAAACTAAAGATTTGGGCGCGGGAGACCCTAAGCATATTAAGACTATGGTAAAATATATGCAGGACCGTGCAGCCAAATTTAAACTGGCCATTTTTGACGATTGTCCCAATTCTTGGACGGCGAGCCGTAACTATAATCTCTACGGAAAAGACTCTAGCCAATACGAGTTATTTGATTGTGGCAATGCCGACAATTATAAATACATCTGGGATTACAACCTAAAACTAGCATTCGAAAACATCCCGGATAATATGCGTTACAAAATAGACAATCGCCCAGTTATTATCTTTTGGTCGGTAAAAGATACCTGGATGTCCAATATGGAGGGTAACCTTTCTAAGATTATTGCTCATATCAAACAAAAATGCCAAGCGGATTTTGGTTTTTTACCTTACCTCATCGTAATGTCGCCTTGGTTTGACAGAGATTCTTCCTTAACTCCTGCTATGGTAGATGCGGCTCATGGCTGGTTTTCCTCTGCAGGAGGAACTTCATTTTCCCTGACCAATCTCAACAATTTCAAAGCGGGTGTTTGTGTTCCCAGCTTTGTAAAGCCAGTGGAACAACCCAATGGTTCCTTGTATCCTTACATGAATGTAAAAGACCAAGGAGACCGTTTGCGCTACGGTTTGGACAATACGGTGAAAGCAGGAGCCAATTTAACTTTGGTCGAAGGCTTCACCGATGCTGCCGAAGGAGCGGCGCTATGGCGCAGCAACGAAGAAGGGACCAAGCAATATTACGACTATCCTAATCAAAGATTGAATATTTTAAGAAGCTATACGAAAAATCCGTACCCTTTCAGCCTAAAAATGGAAACGGAAGCTTGTGATTTCAACAATGATTTAACGGCAGGAAATAGTGGCAATTCTTTTTCCTACAGCAGCGCAACATTCAACAGAAATCTGGATATATTAAAATGTTCCGATACAGGAGGTGGTTGGTTTGTAACCAATACCGAAGCCACCGAATGGATGGAATGGAGAGAACTGCCTTTGGTTCCTGAAAATAAATTTGAAATCCGGTACAAATCGACTGCTGCTGCTTCTATTTTTATCTCAATAGATGGCGTAGCTCAACCTACAGTAATACTTCCGGCAACCAATAGCGCTTGGACGACGATTGACGCAGGAACATTTATCAACGGTGCAAATAGCGCACGTACTGTTCGATTGACCATTGCATCTGGTTCGCCAGACATTAACTATTTTACCAGAACAAACCTGAATACAGGACCAGTAAATGTATCCTCTGTGGCCGTAACACCGGCTGCAGCTAGCGTAGTCAAAACCAAAACGCTCCAATTAGTAGCGGCAGTTAGCCCTTCGTATGCGACGAACACCAAGCTAACTTGGTCTAGTAGCAATACCTCAATCGCAACGGTCGATGCTTTCGGTTTGGTAACAGGTCTTGCACTAGGAACAGCTACCATTACCGTCACTACTGAAGATGGAGCAAAAACCGCCACCGCTGAGATTTCAGTAGTAAACCCTTCGACACAAATCACCCTTCAGGCGGAGGATGCCCTTTTATCAGGAGCCACTATAGCCGCCAATAATGCAGGCTATAACGGCACTGGCTTTGCAGACTTTAATGGTGCTGCGGGCGATTACATCAAATGGACTGTCGCAGTACCTGCAGCAGGGAATTATGATTTAACTTTTAGATACGCCGTTGCAAGTGGCAACAGACCCTTAAATCTATCTGTAAACGGTACAGTAGTAGTTGTAGCAATGCCATTCCCAGGAACAGGTGCTTGGAATATTTGGAAAACGGTAAGTAGCACACAAGCACTAAAAGCGGGTGTTAACGAAATTCAATTGACTGTCGGTACAGGCAATGGTGGCAATATCGATGAATTAGTAGTGACCAATGTTTCCAATCTTGGTACAAATGACATCGAAGCTTATCAAAAAGAAAAATCAGTGGCTGTCTATCCTAATCCCTACAAAGGCGGTGATTTATCAGTGGAATTAACTGGTTTTAACACTCAAAATGAGGTAAAAATCAAAATCCTGAATCTCATTGGACAAGAAGTGTACCACACCTCAATAAGCCAATCCAATCGTGCCGATATAAATCTTTCAGGCAAATTAAACGAAGCCATTTACTTTGTTTCCATTGAATCTGGAAACACTCAGATAGTAAAAAAATTGATCGTGAAATAG